One stretch of Mycteria americana isolate JAX WOST 10 ecotype Jacksonville Zoo and Gardens chromosome 16, USCA_MyAme_1.0, whole genome shotgun sequence DNA includes these proteins:
- the LOC142417892 gene encoding ankyrin repeat domain-containing protein 40-like isoform X2 has translation MSGAAEARELEERLREAAALGDVEEVRRLLGAGADIDSRNEINGWTCLHWACKRNHAQVVSCLLDAGADKQILTAKGELAAQLTSKADIRKILGEEETECQGVKDLSLPIVANYLANPPFPYVYTEESIPDSLAESQNESASISSASQCETSPCSSATRVESICTPTSCNSEDDFPALGAAEQLPAPSATIAAPKCIQPEVQNGPVCQPSSPHSRGLFSPVASKQAVPLQTDSSPTGPTPTFQPFFFTGTFPYNMQELVLKVRVQNLRDNDFIEIELDRQELTYQDLLRVSCCELGVNPEQVEKIRKLPNTLVRKDKDVARLQDFQELELVLVKSDSSPFRNAASTLTERPCYNSRASKLTY, from the exons ATGAGCGGCGCCGCGGAGGcgcgggagctggaggagcggctgcgggaggcggcggcgctgggggacGTGGAGGAGGTGCGGCGGCTGCTGGGCGCGGGGGCGGACATCGACTCCCGCAACGAGATCAACGGCTG GACCTGTTTGCACTGGGCCTGTAAGCGGAACCATGCTCAAGTGGTCTCCTGCCTGCTGGATGCTGGTGCCGACAAGCAGATCCTGACCGCTAAAGGAGAGCTGGCTGCACAGTTAACTTCAAAAGCAGACATCAGGAAGATTTTGGGAG AGGAAGAAACGGAATGTCAAGGAGTGAAGGATTTAAGTTTGCCAATTGTTGCAAACTACTTGGCCAACCCACCATTCCCGTACGTTTACACTGAAGAAAGCATTCCAGACAGCTTGGCAGAATCCCAGAATGAAAGTGCTTCCATCTCTTCTGCTTCCCAGTGTGAAACTAGTCCTTGTTCATCAGCAACTCGGGTTGAAAGCATATGCACGCCCACATCTTGCAACAGCGAAGATGATTTTCCCGCACTAGGCGCTGCAGAACAGCTGCCCGCCCCGTCAGCGACTATCGCAGCACCAAAATGCATCCAGCCTGAAGTGCAGAACGGCCCCGTTTGCCAGCCGTCCTCGCCTCACAGCAGAGGTCTGTTCTCTCCAGTAGCATCCAAACAGGCTGTACCTCTGCAAACCGACAGTTCACCGACTGGTCCCACACCAACATTTCAGCCCTTTTTCTTCACTGGAACTTTCCCATATAACATGCAAG AGCTTGTGCTTAAGGTGAGAGTCCAGAACCTCAGAGACAATGACTTCATTGAAATTGAACTGGACAGACAAGAACTGACCTATCAAGATCTGCTTAGAGTGAGTTGCTGTGAATTGGGTGTTAACCCAGAACAAGTAGAGAAGATCAGAAAATTACCTAATACACTAGTAAGAAAG GACAAGGATGTTGCCAGACTTCAGGACTTCCAAGAGCTGGAGTTAGTTCTTGTGAAAAGTGACAGCTCtcctttcagaaatgctgcatcAACTTTGACTGAGAGACCATGCTACAACAGTAGAGCATCAAAGCTGACTTACTGA
- the LOC142417892 gene encoding ankyrin repeat domain-containing protein 40-like isoform X1, whose translation MSGAAEARELEERLREAAALGDVEEVRRLLGAGADIDSRNEINGWTCLHWACKRNHAQVVSCLLDAGADKQILTAKGELAAQLTSKADIRKILGVEEETECQGVKDLSLPIVANYLANPPFPYVYTEESIPDSLAESQNESASISSASQCETSPCSSATRVESICTPTSCNSEDDFPALGAAEQLPAPSATIAAPKCIQPEVQNGPVCQPSSPHSRGLFSPVASKQAVPLQTDSSPTGPTPTFQPFFFTGTFPYNMQELVLKVRVQNLRDNDFIEIELDRQELTYQDLLRVSCCELGVNPEQVEKIRKLPNTLVRKDKDVARLQDFQELELVLVKSDSSPFRNAASTLTERPCYNSRASKLTY comes from the exons ATGAGCGGCGCCGCGGAGGcgcgggagctggaggagcggctgcgggaggcggcggcgctgggggacGTGGAGGAGGTGCGGCGGCTGCTGGGCGCGGGGGCGGACATCGACTCCCGCAACGAGATCAACGGCTG GACCTGTTTGCACTGGGCCTGTAAGCGGAACCATGCTCAAGTGGTCTCCTGCCTGCTGGATGCTGGTGCCGACAAGCAGATCCTGACCGCTAAAGGAGAGCTGGCTGCACAGTTAACTTCAAAAGCAGACATCAGGAAGATTTTGGGAG TAGAGGAAGAAACGGAATGTCAAGGAGTGAAGGATTTAAGTTTGCCAATTGTTGCAAACTACTTGGCCAACCCACCATTCCCGTACGTTTACACTGAAGAAAGCATTCCAGACAGCTTGGCAGAATCCCAGAATGAAAGTGCTTCCATCTCTTCTGCTTCCCAGTGTGAAACTAGTCCTTGTTCATCAGCAACTCGGGTTGAAAGCATATGCACGCCCACATCTTGCAACAGCGAAGATGATTTTCCCGCACTAGGCGCTGCAGAACAGCTGCCCGCCCCGTCAGCGACTATCGCAGCACCAAAATGCATCCAGCCTGAAGTGCAGAACGGCCCCGTTTGCCAGCCGTCCTCGCCTCACAGCAGAGGTCTGTTCTCTCCAGTAGCATCCAAACAGGCTGTACCTCTGCAAACCGACAGTTCACCGACTGGTCCCACACCAACATTTCAGCCCTTTTTCTTCACTGGAACTTTCCCATATAACATGCAAG AGCTTGTGCTTAAGGTGAGAGTCCAGAACCTCAGAGACAATGACTTCATTGAAATTGAACTGGACAGACAAGAACTGACCTATCAAGATCTGCTTAGAGTGAGTTGCTGTGAATTGGGTGTTAACCCAGAACAAGTAGAGAAGATCAGAAAATTACCTAATACACTAGTAAGAAAG GACAAGGATGTTGCCAGACTTCAGGACTTCCAAGAGCTGGAGTTAGTTCTTGTGAAAAGTGACAGCTCtcctttcagaaatgctgcatcAACTTTGACTGAGAGACCATGCTACAACAGTAGAGCATCAAAGCTGACTTACTGA